One stretch of Clupea harengus chromosome 2, Ch_v2.0.2, whole genome shotgun sequence DNA includes these proteins:
- the LOC105891135 gene encoding thrombospondin-type laminin G domain and EAR repeat-containing protein-like encodes MVVARERPEAGPSGNEWWQTTEKRDPQSKPQHARLDYVEDHQYLHTRSKTFDTEVFLIPSAGLFLAAAGHDSQTGSAIYKWDEGEFRLFQNISTYEAQAWKYFTIGKRSFLVVANSASSEGGEEEYSVIYKWSRRKQKFFRYQRLQTHTAQDWEAFSIQGEAFLAVANHRRDDNNHNIDSVIYKWNPGTKLFEVNQTLLTSGAYDWEAFSVGPYHFLAVANTFDGVTTRLNSTIYVWVAGQFQHFQHITTSGATDWEMFEIGGRVFLAVANGELHTHGSSQYSINSTIYELNMELQTFIRFQDILTHTAVDWEFFTVGTQSFLVVANSYNGTSYSLKSIIYRWQGSEGFVSAHELLTVGCRDWEFFHTSEGSFLIYSSATSVLSKVFRLKTY; translated from the exons ATGGTAGTGGCACGGGAAAGGCCCGAGGCTGGGCCTAGCGGCAACGAGTGGtggcagacaacagaaaagcGCGATCCCCAAAGCAAGCCCC AGCATGCGCGCCTGGACTACGTGGAGGACCATCAGTACCTCCACACCCGCTCCAAGACCTTCGACACCGAGGTCTTCCTCATCCCCTCCGCCGGCCTCTTCCTGGCGGCCGCCGGCCACGATTCCCAGACGGGATCCGCCATCTATAAGTGGGATGAGGGGGAATTCCGGCTCTTCCAAAACATCAGCACCTATGAGGCGCAAGCCTGGAAGTACTTCACCATCGGGAAAAGg AGCTTCCTGGTGGTGGCTAACTCTGCTAGCagtgaagggggagaggaggagtactCCGTCATCTATAAGTGGAGTCGGAGGAAGCAGAAGTTCTTCCGATACCAGCGCCTGCAGACCCACACTGCCCAAGACTGGGAGGCCTTCAGCATCCAGGGAGAGGCCTTCCTCGCTGTGGCCAATCACAGGAGAG atgacaacaaccacaacataGACAGCGTCATCTACAAGTGGAACCCAGGAACCAAGCTGTTTGAGGTGAACCAGACCCTTCTGACGTCAGGGGCGTACGATTGGGAGGCCTTCAGCGTGGGGCCGTACCACTTCCTGGCCGTGGCCAACACCTTTGATGGGGTGACCACGCGCCTCAACTCCACCATCTACGTGTGGGTGGCAGGCCAGTTTCAGCACTTCCAGCACATCACT ACGTCTGGGGCCACAGACTGGGAGATGTTTGAGATTGGTGGGCGGGTCTTCCTGGCGGTGGCCAATGgggagctgcacacacacgggTCGAGCCAGTACTCCATCAACTCCACCATCTACGAGCTCAACATGGAGCTGCAGACTTTCATCAGGTTCCaggacatactcacacacac GGCGGTGGACTGGGAGTTCTTCACAGTGGGGACCCAGAGCTTCCTGGTAGTGGCCAACTCCTACAACGGCACATCCTACTCCCTCAAGAGCATCATCTACAG gtGGCAAGGCTCTGAGGGGTTTGTCTCTGCTCATGAGCTGCTGACTGTGGGCTGCAGAGACTGGGAGTTCTTCCACACCAGTGAAGGTTCCTTCCTCATCTACTCCAGCGCCACCTCAGTGCTCTCCAAAGTCTTCAGGCTCAAGACCTACTAA
- the LOC116223444 gene encoding E3 ubiquitin-protein ligase TRIM39-like: MASKLEEDISCPVCTDIFKDPVLLSCSHSFCKVCLQQYWGTKGSRECPVCRRRSSKDNPPMNLALKNLCETFLQERGQRGALCSLHGDKLKLFCHDDQQLVCLVCRDSKLHRNHQFSPIAEAAVDRKEEIMVKVDPLKEKLKAFEKEKLIYDETAKRIKTKAQNTEKMIKEEFEKLHQFLRDEEAARTASLREEEEQKSQMMKEKIEKMSREISSLSDSIRAIEEKMGADDIKFLQNYKSTVERAQCTLQDPERVSGALINVAKHLGNLKFRVWEKMQDIVQYTPVTLDPKTSHPQLILSEDLTSVRFSDKRQQLPDNPERFDPYFSVLGSEGFNSGTHCWDVEVGENTWWNVGVMTESLQRKGDYTSMSGRWSVGYSDGKYGTCSTPQPYTLLTGKQKLQRIRVQLDWDRGKLSFSDPDNNKHIYTVTHTFTERVFPYFNVACKLFPLRMLPVKASVKHNPTVFIHHNPTDLIQHNPTDLIQHNPTDLIQHNPTDLIQHNPTVFIHHNPTDLIQHNPTVFIHHNPTDLIQHNPTDLIQHNPTVFIQHNPTDLIQHNHTVLIQHNPTDLIQHNPTDLIQHNPTVLINHNPTVFIQHNHTVKK; encoded by the exons ATGGCTTCGAAACTAGAAGAGGATAtatcctgtcctgtgtgcactGACATCTTCAAGGACCCAGTTCTTCTGTCATGTAGTCACAGCTTCTGTAAAGTCTGTCTGCAGCAGTACTGGGGAACCAAAGGATCCAGagaatgtccagtctgcaggaggaGGTCATCAAAGGATAATCCACCAATGAACCTTGCATTAAAAAACCTGTGTGAGACATTTTTACaggagagaggtcagagaggagcaCTCTGTAGTCTCCATGGCGACAAACTCAAGCTGTTTTGTCATGATGATCAGCAgcttgtgtgtctggtgtgccgAGACTCAAAACTACACAGGAATCACCAGTTCAGTCCCATTGCTGAAGCAGCAGTTGACCGTAAG gagGAGATCATGGTCAAAGTGGATCCCTTAAAGGAAAAGCTAAAGgcttttgaaaaagaaaaactcatCTATGATGAAACAGCAAAACGCATTAAG ACTAAAGCCCAGAACACAGAGAAGatgatcaaggaggagtttgagaagctgcaccagtttctacgagatgaagaggcagccaggacagcttcactgagggaggaagaggagcagaagagtcagatgatgaaggagaagattgaaaagatgagcagagagatctcatctctttcagactcaatcagagccatagaagagaagatgggagctgatgacatcaaaTTTCTACAA aactacaagagcacagtggaaag agcccagtgcacactgcaggatccagagagggtttcaggagctctgatcaatgtggcaaaacacctgggcaacctgaagttcagagtctgggagaagatgcaggatattgttcaataca ctcctgtgactctggatcccaaaACTTCACACCCACaactcatcctgtctgaggatctgaccagtgtgagattCAGTGATAAGAGACAGCAGCTTCcagataacccagagagatttgatccTTATTtcagtgtcctgggctctgagggctttaactcagggactcactgctgggatgtggaggttggagagaacacatggtggaatgtgggtgtgatgacagagtctctccagaggaagggagactaTACCTCCATGAGTGGACGGTGGAGTGTGGGGTATAGTGATGGTAAATATGGAACATGTTCTACACCACAGCCCTACACTCTCCTCACAGGgaagcagaaactccagaggatcagagtgcagctggactgggacagaggaaagctgtcattttctgaccctgataataacaaacacatatacactgtcacacacactttcactgagagagtgtttccatacTTTAATGTTGCCTGTAAACTCTTTCCTCTGAGGATGTTACCAGTGAAGGCTTCAGTGAAA CATAACCCCACTGTCTTCATCCATCATAACCCCACTGACCTCATCCAGCATAACCCCACTGACCTCATCCAGCATAACCCCACTGACCTCATCCAGCATAACCCCACTGACCTCATCCAGCATAACCCCACTGTCTTCATCCATCATAACCCCACTGACCTCATCCAGCATAACCCCACTGTCTTCATCCATCATAACCCCACTGACCTCATCCAGCATAACCCCACTGACCTCATCCAGCATAACCCCACTGTCTTCATCCAGCATAACCCCACTGACCTCATCCAGCATAACCACACTGTCCTCATCCAGCATAACCCCACTGACCTCATCCAGCATAACCCCACTGACCTCATCCAGCATAACCCCACTGTCCTAATTAATCATAACCCCACTGTCTTCATCCAGCATAACCACACTGTCAAAAAGTAG